CGTGATGCCGGCGCGCGGCGCCAGGCCCAGGCGTGCCCATTGGTCCGCCAGCATCGCGCCCAGCGGGTCGCGCTCGTCGATGCGGATCAGCGGCGCGCGCAGCACCTCGTCCATCGCCACCGTCTGGCGCCGGTCCGCGCCCGGCGTGCCGACGCGCGAGACGCAGACCAAGCGCCCGGTCGCCACCAGCTCTTCGTGCACCGCCGGATGGCCGGCGCTGCCGTAGACGATGCCGACATCGCCCTCCTGCAGCGCGATCGCGCGCGCGATCTCGTGGCTGTGCAGGCTGCGGATGCTGACCGGCATCTCCGGGTATTTCTGGCGCAGGCGCTGCAGCGCGTCCGGCAGCGCCTTCACCGCCAGCGAGGGCACGACCAGCAGGCGCAGCTGGCTGGCCTGCTCGCCGCCCAGCGCCACCGCCATGCGCCGCACCGATTCCAGCTGCGACATCAGGCGCTGCACCTCCGGGTACAGGGCCTGGGCCTGATGCGTCGGCACCAGGCGCTTGCGCTCGCGCGTGAACAGCGCATAGCCCAGCTCCAGCTCGGCCAGTTTCAGGGCCTGGGTCACGGCCGGCTGGGTCACATGCAGCAGCCGGGCCGCGGCGCTGACCGTGCCGGTCAGCATCACCGCATTGAAGACCTCGAGATGCTTGAGCCTCACATCAGCACGATGTCGTAATGCTCGGTCTGGTTGGCCGGTTCGGCGGTCAGCGAGATCGGCTTGCCGATGAAGTCCGACAGCCCGGCCAGATGCTGGCTCTCCTCGTCCAGCAGCATCTCGACCACATTGGCCGCCGCGACGACGCGGAACTCCTTGGGCGAGAACTGGCGCGCCTCTCTCAGGATCTCGCGCATGATGTCGTAGCAGACCGAGCGCGCGGTCTTGATCTGGCCGCGGCCCTCGCAGGTCGGGCAGGGCTCGCAGAGCATGCGCGCCAGCGACTCGCGGGTGCGTTTGCGTGTCATCTCGACCAGGCCCAGCTGGGTGAAGCCGCCGAGCGTGACCTTGGTGCGGTCCTTGCTGAGCTGCTTGCGGAACTCGGACAGCACGGCGCTCTTGTGCTCCTCGCGCGTCATGTCGATGAAGTCGACGATGATGATGCCGCCGAGATTGCGCAGGCGCAGCTGGCGCGCGATCGCGCCGGCCGCCTCCAGGTTGGTCTTGAAGATGGTGTCGTCGAAATTGCGCGCGCCGACGAAGCCGCCGGTGTTGACGTCGATCGTCGTCATCGCCTCGGTCTGGTCGACGATCAGGTAGCCGCCCGACTTCAGGTCGACGCGCCGCGCCAGCGCGCGGTCCAGCTCGGCATCGATATTGTTGAGATCGAAGATCGGGCGCTCGCCGCGGTAATGCTCGAGCTTCTCGGTCGCGGCCGGCATGTACATCTCGCCGAAGCCGTGCAGCACCTCGTACTGCATCTTCGAATCGATGCGGATCGAGCCGGTGCGCTCGCTGGCCAGGTCGCGCAGCACGCGCTCGACCAGGCTCAGGTCCTGGTGCAGCAGGGTGCCGGGCGGCGAACGGTGCGCGCGCTCGCGGATCAGGGCCCAGGTCTTGCGCAGGTAGGCGATGTCGGCGCCCAGCTCGGCGTCCGAGGCATCCTCCGCATTGGTGCGCAGGATGAAACCGCCACCGCCGCCCTCCTCCGCCTTGCCGACCAGGGCCTGCATGCGCGCGCGCAGCTGCTCGCGGGCCTCGGGCGAGCCGATCTTCTGCGAGATGCCGATATGCTCGTCCTGCGGCAGGAACACGAGCATGCGCCCGGCGATGCTGACCTGGGTCGACAGGCGTGCGCCCTTGGTGCCGATCGGGTCCTTGATCACCTGCACCGTCAGGGTCTGGCCTTCGAACACCAGGCGCTCGATCGGCACCGCGGCGCCGTTCTCGGCATGGTGGCCACGCGGCGTGGCGCCGTTCACATGCAGGTCCGCCACATGCAGGAAGGCGGCGCGCTCCAGGCCGATGTCGATGAAGGCCGACTGCATGCCCGGCAGCACTCGGGCCACCTTGCCCGAGTAGATATTGCCCACCAGGCCGCGCTCCAGGGTGCGCTCTATGTGCAGCTCCTGCACCGCGCCGTTCTCGACCACGGCCACCCGGGTCTCCTGCGGAGACCAGTTGATCAGAATATCTTCCATAACTTGTCGCGTCTCCTCTGCGACGACTCCATCGGCCGCCGCTCAAGCACTCTCGTCAGGCGGGTGTGGCCTGGCGGGAGGGCTCGTGCGCCCAGGTTCTCAGAGTTCGAAACCGGCGCCGCGCAGCAACTCGGCGGTCTCGAACAGGGGCAGCCCCATGATGCCCGAATATGAGCCCTCAATGTGCTCGATCCAGCCGGCGATGCTGCTCTGGATCGCATAGGCGCCGGCCTTGCCCATCGGCTCGCCGCTCTCCACATAGCGGCGCAGCAGCGCCGGCGGCACCGGCGCGAAGCGCACATGCGAGACGCTGACGGCCAGCGCCTGCCGTCCCTGCCAGGCCAGCGCCACCGCGGTCAGCACGCGATGCGTGTGGCCCGACAGGCGGGTCAGCATCGCCAGCGCCTCGGCCGCGTCGGCCGGCTTGCCGAGGATGGCCGTGCCCAGCGCCACCGTGGTGTCGGAGCACAGGATGGGCCGCTCGGCCAGGCCGCGCGCGGCGCGGCGCGCCACCGCGGCATCGAGCTTGTTCAAGGTGGCGCGGCGCACATAGGGCTCGGGTAGCTCACCCGGCTCAACCGTCTCCAGCGCCTCGGCATCCTCGTCGGCGCCGGGCAGCAGCAGCTCATGGGCCACGCCCAGCTGGTCCAGCAGCTGGCGCCGGCGCGGGCTTTGCGAGGCGAGATAGATCATCGAGGCGGCTGCTTTTTCTTCACTCACGGTGATAGGGATGGCCGGCCTGCACCGACCAGGCGCGGTACAGGCCCTCGGCCAGCAGCACGCGCACGAAGGCATGCGGCAGGGTCAGATCCGAGAGGCGCAGCTTCTCGTCGGCCGTGGCCTTCAGCGCCGGATCCAGGCCGTCCGGGCCGCCGATGAAGATGGCCAGGTCGCGGCCGTCATGCTTCCAGCGCTCCAGGCGCTCGGCCAGCTGCAGCGTCGTGACGCGCTCGCCGCGCTCGTCCAGGATCACGCGGCGAGCGCCCTTGGGGCAGGCCGCCTCGAGGCGCGCACCTTCCGCGACCATCATCTGTTCGACGGTCTTGCCGGCGGTGCGCGGCTCGGCCTTGACGGCCTTCAGCTCCAGCCGCATCTCCGGCGGGAAGCGCTTGGCGAAGTCCTCGTAGGCCGTGTCGGCCCAGGCCGGCATGCGCTGACCGACGGCGATCAGCAGCAGACGCATCAGGCCTTCTTCTTGGCCACGGTCTTCTTGGCTGCGGGCTTGGCGGCCGGGGCCGCCTTCTTCGCCACCGGCCTGGGCGCGGCGGCCTTCTTGGCGGCGGGTTTAGCGGCCGGCTTGGCAGCCGCCTTCTTGGCGGCGGGCTTGGCCACGCCGACCTTGAGGGTCTTGACCGCCGGAGCCTTGGCCGCCGGTGTCTTGGCCGCGGGCTTCTTGACGCCGACGGTCTTGCTGACCGTGCCCTTGCGGGCCGGGGCCTTTTTGGCCGGCGCCGTCGCGGCGGCGGTCTTCGTGGCGGGAGCCTTGGCCGGTTTCTTCTTCGGCGCGGGTTCCTCGTCCTCGGGCTCCGAGGCCTTGACCAGGCGGACCTCGCCATCACCCAGCTTCAGCTTGACCGGCTTGCCACCCCAGATCTCTTCGAGGTGGTAGTACTCGCGGATCGCGGGCTGCATCACATGCACGACGGCGGCACCGCAGTCGACGATGATCCACTCGCCGTTCTCCTCGCCCTCGGTCCGCATGACATTCATGCCGCGCTCCTTGACCGTCACGCGCACGCTGGAGGCCAGGGCCTTGGTCTGGCGGTTGCTGGTGCCCGAGGCGATGATCACGCGCTCAAACAGCGGCGAGAGGTGTTCGGTGTTGAAGACCTGGATGTTCTGGGCCTTCACATCTTCCAAGCCATCGACGATGGCGCGCTGCAGTTTACGAATGTCCATTCAGTTGTCGCTCCGTGGGCCTCAGAGGGCCCCGTAAAGGCGGTGACGGGCAATATACCCCGCTACCGCATCGCCCACCATGGGGCGGATGTCCTCGCCGCGCGACGCCAGGTCGCGCACTTGAGTGGAAGAGATGCCCGAGGGCGGCATCGCAATGATCTCGATCCGGTGCGGCCGACCGGCCAGCTCCGGCGGCGCCTGCACCGCCGCACCGGCGCGCGCCGCCACCGCCAGGGTGACCCGCTCCAGCAGCGCCGGCCAGTCGCGCCAGGTATGCAGCCGCGCGTACTGGTCCTGCCCGATCAGCAGGAACAGGTGCTCGTCCGGACGCGTCGCCAGCCGCGCCCGTACCGTGTCTATCGTGTAGCTGGCGCCGTCGCGCTCCAGCTCGCTGTCGTCGACCGCGAAGCGCGGCTCGCCCGCCACCATCAACTCGACCATCGCGCGCCGATGCTCGGGCGAGGCGAGGCCGCGTCCGGTCCCATCCTGCAGTTTTTGCCAGGGCCGGCCGGCCGGCAGCCACAGCAGCCGGTCCAGGCCCAGCTGCTGCAGCGCGCAGCGCGCCAGACCCAGATGCGCCAGATGGACCGGATCGAAGCTGCCGCCGAACAGACCGACGCGCGTCACAGCCATAAGTGGCTGGCCTGCTCGTGCGCCCAGTCGCGCGGGCGCAGGAAATCGGTGTAGAGGCGCGCCTCCGGCGTGCCCGCCTCGGGCTGCCAGTCGTAGCGCCATTTCACCTGCGGCGGCATCGACATCAGGATCGATTCGGTGCGGCCGCCCGATTGCAGGCCGAACAGGGTGCCGCGGTCGAACACCAGGTTGAACTCGACATAGCGGCCGCGCCGGTAGGCCTGGAAATCGCGCTCGCGCTCGCCATAGGCGTAGGACTGGCGCCGCTCGACGATGGGCAGATAGGCCGGCAGGAAGGCATCGCCGACCGAGCGCAGCATCGCGAAGGCGGCGTCGAAACCGCCCTGCTCCTCGGCCAGCGCGAAGTCGTCGAAGAAGATGCCGCCGATGCCGCGCGGCTCGCCGCGGTGTTTCAGGAAGAAGTACTCGTCGCACCAGCTCTTGAAGCGCGGGTATAGCTCGGCGCCATGCGGCGCCAGCGCCGCCTCGCAGGTCTGGTGGAAATGCTGAGCGTCGCGCTCGAAGCCGTAATAGGGCGTCAGGTCCATGCCGCCGCCGAACCAGACCACCGGCGCCTGGCCGGCCGGCAGGGCCGCGAACATGCGCACATTCATGTGCACCGTCGGCACGAAGGGGTTGTGCGGGTGCAGCACCAGCGAGACGCCCATGGCCTCGAAGGGCGCGCCGGCCAGCTCCGGCCGGTGCTGGGTGGCCGATGGGGGCAAGACCCGGCCCCGCACATGCGAGAAGTTGCAGCCGCCGCGTTCGAACAGCGCGCCCTCCTCGATCAGGCGCGTCAGGCCGTCGCCCTCCAGCCGGCCGCCGGGCTCGCGCTCCCAGGCGTCGGTCACGAAGGCCTGGCCGTCGGCACGCTCCAGCGCGGTGATGATCTGCTGCTGCAGACCCAGCAGGTAGTCGCGGACCACCAGGGTGTTGATCGTCATGTTCTTTCCAACAGCTTGACGGGCGCGGCCAGCGTCGGGCGCTTGCCACGCTTGCCGGCATAGAGCTCGGCCAGCAGGGCGAAATCGGCCGCCACATCGCCGCTCAGGTGCACGAACTGCTGCAGGGTCACGGTGCGGCTGGGGAAGTCGAACGAGGCCAGGCCCACCGGCACTCCGGCCTGCAAGGCCAGATGATAGGCGCCGGAGCGCCAGCCGGCGGCATGCGAGCGGGTGCCCTCGGGCGCGGCCACCAGCCAGAACAGCTCGTCGCGCTCGCGCGCCGCGCGCAGCTGCGCCGCGGTGTCCGCCACCAGGCCCTGGGCGCTGTCGCGCCGCACCGCCACGCCGCCCAGCCAGCGCAGCCAGGCGCCGAACAGCGGCAGCTTGAACAGGCTGTCCTTGACCCAGAAGCGCAGCGGCACGCCGAGGATCCACTTGGCGAAGATGCCTACGGGGAAGTCCCAATTGGAGGTGTGCGGGTAGACCAGCATCACGCCCTGGCGCGCGGGCAGGCCGTCGCAGACCAGGCGCCAGCCGACCAGGCGGAACAGGCCGCGTGCCAGCCGGCTGCCGCGCGGCCGCCACAGGGGCACGCCGTCCAGCAGCCGCGGCGCGGCGGGGGCATCGAGGGCGGCGACCGTCGGGCGCAGGCTCAACGCTTGGCCACCGCCCGATGGCCGATGTCGCGGCGGAACTGCTTGCCGGCGAACTGGATCGAGGTCAGCGCGTCATAGGCCAGCTGCTGCGCGGTGCGCACCGACTCGCCCAGCGCGGTGACGCAGAGCACGCGGCCGCCATTGCTCAGCAGCTTGCCGTCCTGCTCGGTCGTGCCGGCATGGAAGACCATCACATCGGCGCTGTCGGCCGGCAGGCCGGTGATCGCATCGCCCTTGCGCGGCGACAACGGATAGCCCTCGGCGGCCATCACGACGCCCAGCGCGACGCGGCGGTCCCATTGCAGCTCGACCTGGTCCAGCGTGCCGTCGGTGGCATGCATCAGCAGCTCGAACAGATCGCTCTTCAGGCGCATCATGATCGGCTGCGTCTCGGGGTCGCCCATGCGGGTGTTGAACTCCACCGTGCGCGGCTGGCCCTGGTCGTCGATCATCAGGCCGGCGTAGAGGAAGCCGGTGAAGGGGATGCCGTCGCGCGCCATGCCCTGGATGGTCGGCAGGATGATCTCGTGCATCGCCTTGGCGTGCACATTGGGCGTCACCACCGGGGCGGGCGAGTAGGCGCCCATGCCGCCGGTGTTGGGGCCCTCGTCCTTGTCCAGCAGGCGCTTGTGGTCCTGGCTGGTGGCCAGCGAGACCACGTTCTTGCCGTCGCAGACGACGATGAAGCTGGCCTCCTCGCCCTGCAGGAACTGCTCGATCACGACGCGGGCGCCGCCCTCGTTGTGCACCACGCCCAGCTTGTTGTCTGCCAGGATCCAATCGATCGCCTCATGCGCCTCGGGCAGGGTCATCGCGACGACCACGCCCTTGCCGGCCGCCAGGCCGTCGGCCTTGATGACGATCGGCGCGCCCTGCGCATCCACATAGGCATGGGCCTGGGCGGCATCGCTGAAGGTGGCGTAGGCCGCGGTCGGGATGCCGTGGCGCAGCATGAAGTCCTTGGCGAAGGCCTTGCTGGACTCCAGCTGCGCGGCCGCCTGGGTTGGGCCGAAAATGCGCAGGCCGCGGGCGCGGAACTCGTCCACCGCGCCGGCCGCCAGGAAGGCCTCCGGGCCGACCACGGTCAGCGCGATCTTCTCCGCCTCGGCGAAATCGGCCAGGGCCTTGATGTCGCTGAGCGGCACACTCTTCAGATGCGGGCTGCGTGCGGTGCCGCCGTTGCCGGGCGCCACGAAGACCTGGCTGACGCGCTCGCTCTGCGCCAGCTTCCAGGCCAGCGCATGCTCGCGGCCACCGTTACCGAGAACCAGGACCTTCATTCTTGGATTTCCGCGTTGTGATAGATCTCCTGGGTATCGTCCAGGTCCTCCAGCACGTCGAGCAGCTTCTGCATGCGGGCGGCGTCCTCGCCGGTCAGCGCGATCGTGTTCTCGGCGCGCATCGTCACCTCGGCAATCTCCGGCTTCAGGCCGGCGGCCTCCAGCGCGTTCTTCACGGTCTCGAAGTCGCCCGGCGCGGTCAGCACCTCGATCGCGCCCTCGTCGTCGGTGATCACGTCCTCGGCGCCGGCCTCCAGCGCCACTTCCATCACCCGGTCTTCCGAGGTGCCGGGCGCGAACACCAGCTGGCCGCAATGCTTGAACTGGAAGGCCACCGAGCCGTCGGTGCCCATATTGCCGCCGTACTTGCTGAAGGCGTGCCGCACCTCGGCCACGGTGCGGACCCGGTTGTCCGTCATCGTGTCGATCATCACGGCCGCGCCGCCGATGCCGTAGCCCTCGTAGCGGATTTCCTCATAGGTCACGCCGTCCAGGTTGCCGGTGGCCTTGTCGACATTGCGCTTGATGTTGTCGGCCGGCATGTTGGCGGCCTTGGCCTTCTCGATCGCCAGGCGCAGGCGCGGGTTCATCGCGATGTCGCCGCCACCCTGGCGGGCCGCGACGATGATCTCACGCGTCAGGCGCGTCCAGACCTTGCCGCGTTTCTCGTCCTGACGCCCCTTGCGGTGCTGAATATTGGCCCATTTGGAATGACCAGCCATCGACTCGTTCTCCTGGCGAGCGCGACCCTCGCATTCAAGCGACCCGGCGGCTCAGTTTTGTTGGATAGACTGCGATTTTAGCCGCCCAAGCGAACCCTTCCCCTGGAGAACCCTATGGCCGACCCGATCCTGCTGGCCCGCCACGGCGACACCGAGTGCCAGTTGCTGCCCCAACTCGCGAACCGGCACGGCCTGATCACCGGCGCCACCGGCACCGGCAAGACCATCAGCCTGCAGACCCTGGCCGAGAGCCTCAGCAAGATCGGCGTGCCGGTCTTCATGGCCGACGTCAAGGGCGACCTGACCGGCATCAGCCAGAGCGGCAAGCCCAGCGAGAAGCTGCTGGCCACGCTGAAGGAGCGCGGCATCGAGCCGCCCGCCGCCGCGGCCTGCCCCACCACGCTGTGGGACGTGTTCGGCCGCCAGGGCCACCCGGTGCGCGCCACCGTCTCGGACATGGGGCCGCTGCTGCTCGCGCGCATGCTGGCGCTCAACGAGACCCAGGCCGGTGTGCTGCAGCTGGTGTTCAAGATCGCCGACGACGCGGGCCTGCTGCTGCTGGACCTGAAGGACCTGCGCGCGATGCTGCAGCATGCGGGCGACAACGCAAGCCAGTTCACCACCCAGTACGGCAATGTCTCGGCCGCCAGCATCGGTGCGATCCAGCGCGGCCTGCTGCAGGTGGAGGAACAGGGCGGCGACCAGTTCTTCGGCGAGCCGATGCTCAATATCGCCGACTTCATGCAGACCGAGGGCGGCCTGGGCGTGATCAACATCCTGGCGGCCGACCAGCTGATGAACGCGCCGCGCCTGTATGCCACCTTCCTGCTGTGGATGCTGTCGGAGCTGTTCGAGACCCTGCCCGAGGTGGGCGACCTGGACAAGCCCAAGCTGGTGTTCTTCTTCGACGAGGCGCATCTGCTGTTCAAGGACGCGCCGGCCGCGCTGGTCGAGCGCATCGAGCTGGTGGTGCGCCTGGTGCGCTCCAAGGGCGTCGGCGTCTATTTCGTGACCCAGAACCCGCTGGACATCCCGGACTCGGTGCTGGGCCAGCTGGGCAACCGGGTGCAGCATGCGCTGCGCGCCTTCACCCCGCGCGACCAGAAGGCGGTCAAGGCCGCGGCCGAGACCATGCGCGCCAAGCCCGGCCTGGACATCGCCAGCGCGATCACCGAGCTGGCGGTCGGCGAGGCCCTGGTCAGCCTCTTGGACGAGAAGGGCCGGCCCAGCATCACCGAGCGCGTCTATGTGCTGCCGCCGGGCAGCCAGATCGGCCCGATCACGTCGGAGCAGCGCGCCGCGCTGCTGAAGAACTCGCTGGTGGCCGGGGTCTATGACCAGGCGGTCGATCGCGAATCGGCCTACGAGAAGCTCAGCGGCCGGGTCGCCGCGGCGCCGGCGGGCAAGGGCTCGATGGCCGACGAGGCCGATGCGGCCCTGCGTACCGGGGCAGGTACACCGCAGCCACAGGAACAGCAGGGCGGCGGCATGCTGGACGGCCTGAAGGATGTGCTGTTCGGCTCCACCGGCCCACGCGGCGGGCGCCGCGAGGGCCTGGCCGAGGCGGCCGCCAAGTCCGCCCTGCGCTCGATGGGCACGACGGTGGGCCGCGAGATCATCCGCGGCGTGCTGGGCAGCATCCTGGGCGGCGGCGCCTCGGGCGGCAGCAGCCGCCGGCGCCGCTGAGGCGACGCCTAGCGCCGGCCGGCGGCGCTTCGTCGCGCCGGCCTGGCGGGTGCGGGCCGGGGTGGGCAGCATGCGGGCCATCGCATCGCCACCCGAGCCCGCCACCATGCCCAGCAACAGCCTCACGCCCCTGATCGCCATCCATATCACCCTGGCCGGCAGCGCCCTCGCGCTGGGGCCGGTGGCGCTGAGCCTGCGCAAGGGCTCGCGCGGCCACCGCGCCTTCGGCTATGCCTGGGTCACCCTGATGCTGGGCGCGGCCATCTCCGCGATGTTCATCCGCGATTACCAATTGCCCAATATCGCCGGCTACACCCCGATCCACCTGTTCGTGCCGCTGACCTTCTGGGCCATCGCCCGCGCGATCTGGGCGGTGATGCATGGCCAGCTGCGGCGCCACCGCAGCTCGATGTGGGGCGCCTACCTGGGCGGCTGCGTCGCCGCCGGCACGATGGCCCTGCTGCCGCAGCGCTATCTGGGCCAGCTGGTCTGGCACCAATGGCTGGGCTGGGTCTGAGGACTGCACCACAATGCCCGCTGCCCCGCCATCACCGCCCTCGATGAGTCTGCTCACCCTGCGCCAACACCTGAGCGCCCTGCCCTATGTGCTGCGCATGGGCGCGGCCATCCTGCTGTTCTCGACCGGCATCGGCCTGTTCATCTCGCTGCTGTGGGACCAGCGGCTGTGGGGCAGCATCGTCTATTCGATCTGCATCGGCCTGAGCTGCTGGAGCCTGATCGACGGCTCCCGCCTGCTGAGCGCGCGGCTGATGCACCGGCTGTTCCCGCAGCGCGAGGAGCCGCGGCATGGCTGGCCCGGCTGGCCGGTGATGCTGCTGTGCCTGCTGGTCGCGGTGCCGCTGGCCTACAGCCTGGGCAGCGCGCTCGCCGACCGGCTGCTGGGCCTGCGCACGCAGTCGCTGTGGGACACGCGCTGGCGCGAGGTGGCCGGCGTGCTGCTGGTGTCGCTGCTGGCCTCGGTGCTGGCCACCGGTTTCTTCTATGCCCGCGGGCGCCTGGCCGCCGCGCGCACCGAGGCCGAGCAGGCGCGCCGTCTGGCCGCCGAGACCCAGCTGCGCCTGCTGGAGTCGCAGCTCGAGCCGCATATGCTGTTCAACACCCTGGCCAATCTGCGTGTGCTGATCGCGCTGGATGCGCCGCGCGCGCAGGCGATGCTGGACCGTCTGATCGCCTTCCTGCGCGCCACGCTGAACGCCTCGCGCAGCGGCGACGAACACAGCCTGCGCGAGGAGTTCGCGCGCCTGGCCGACTACCTGGCGCTGATGCAGGAGCGCATGGGCGCGCGGCTCACGCCCGAGCTGCAGCTGCCCGAGGAGCTGGCCGCGCTGCCGCTGCCGCCGCTGCTGCTGCAGCCGCTGGTGGAGAACGCGATCAAGCATGGGCTGGAGCCGCATGTGGATGGCGGCACCCTGAGCATCGGCGCGGCGCGCGACGGCCGCCTGCTGCGGCTGACGGTGCGCGACACCGGCGTCGGCCCGGGCCGGGCCGCGATCCAGGACGGCACCGGCTTCGGCCTGGCCCAGGTGCGTGCGCGCCTGGCCACCCGCTACGGCGCAGAAGCAGGCCTGAGCCTGCAAGCCGCCGAGGGCGGCGGCACCCGGGTCGAGCTGTGGTTGCCACTACCCGACATCTCCCGCCCCAACGACACCGCCTCGAGCCAAACATGAGCCCATTGACCGCCACCGCCCTGATCGCCGAAGACGAGCCGCTGCTGGCCGAGGGCCTGCGCGCCGAGCTGGCCGCCCTGTGGCCCGAGCTGCGCATCGTCGCGATGACCAGCCATGGCCAGGCCGCGCTGGAGGCCGCGTTGGCACAGCGGCCCGAGATCCTGTTCCTGGACATCCGCATGCCCGGCATGAGCGGGCTGGAGGCGGCCCAGGCCCTGGCCGAGGACTGGCCCGAGGACGGCCGCCCCTTCCCGCTGCTGGTGTTCGTGACCGCCTACGACCAGTACGCGCTGAAGGCCTTCGAACAGGCGGCGCTGGACTATGTGCTGAAGCCGGCCCAGCGCGAGCGCCTGGCTCAGACCTGTGCGCGGCTGCAGGCAGCGCTGCGCCAGCGCGCTGGCAGCGATGCCGGCGGCAGCGCCGCCGCAGCGGTGACGCAGCTGCGCCAGCTGCTGGCCGCGCCGGGCGTGGCACAGGCGCTGGGCCTGCCCGCAACCGCGGCATCACCGCTGCGCCTGCTGCAGGTCAGCGTCGGCAACAGCATCGTGATGGTGCCGGTCGACGAGGTGGTCTATTTCGAGGCCGCCGACAAATATGTGCGGGTGCTGACCGCCGAGCGCGAGTACCTGGTGCGCGCCTCGCTGCGCGAGCTGCTGCCACAGCTGGACG
This genomic stretch from Roseateles sp. DAIF2 harbors:
- a CDS encoding helicase HerA-like domain-containing protein, with product MADPILLARHGDTECQLLPQLANRHGLITGATGTGKTISLQTLAESLSKIGVPVFMADVKGDLTGISQSGKPSEKLLATLKERGIEPPAAAACPTTLWDVFGRQGHPVRATVSDMGPLLLARMLALNETQAGVLQLVFKIADDAGLLLLDLKDLRAMLQHAGDNASQFTTQYGNVSAASIGAIQRGLLQVEEQGGDQFFGEPMLNIADFMQTEGGLGVINILAADQLMNAPRLYATFLLWMLSELFETLPEVGDLDKPKLVFFFDEAHLLFKDAPAALVERIELVVRLVRSKGVGVYFVTQNPLDIPDSVLGQLGNRVQHALRAFTPRDQKAVKAAAETMRAKPGLDIASAITELAVGEALVSLLDEKGRPSITERVYVLPPGSQIGPITSEQRAALLKNSLVAGVYDQAVDRESAYEKLSGRVAAAPAGKGSMADEADAALRTGAGTPQPQEQQGGGMLDGLKDVLFGSTGPRGGRREGLAEAAAKSALRSMGTTVGREIIRGVLGSILGGGASGGSSRRRR
- a CDS encoding DUF2306 domain-containing protein, which translates into the protein MPSNSLTPLIAIHITLAGSALALGPVALSLRKGSRGHRAFGYAWVTLMLGAAISAMFIRDYQLPNIAGYTPIHLFVPLTFWAIARAIWAVMHGQLRRHRSSMWGAYLGGCVAAGTMALLPQRYLGQLVWHQWLGWV
- a CDS encoding sensor histidine kinase; the protein is MSLLTLRQHLSALPYVLRMGAAILLFSTGIGLFISLLWDQRLWGSIVYSICIGLSCWSLIDGSRLLSARLMHRLFPQREEPRHGWPGWPVMLLCLLVAVPLAYSLGSALADRLLGLRTQSLWDTRWREVAGVLLVSLLASVLATGFFYARGRLAAARTEAEQARRLAAETQLRLLESQLEPHMLFNTLANLRVLIALDAPRAQAMLDRLIAFLRATLNASRSGDEHSLREEFARLADYLALMQERMGARLTPELQLPEELAALPLPPLLLQPLVENAIKHGLEPHVDGGTLSIGAARDGRLLRLTVRDTGVGPGRAAIQDGTGFGLAQVRARLATRYGAEAGLSLQAAEGGGTRVELWLPLPDISRPNDTASSQT
- a CDS encoding LytTR family DNA-binding domain-containing protein — encoded protein: MSPLTATALIAEDEPLLAEGLRAELAALWPELRIVAMTSHGQAALEAALAQRPEILFLDIRMPGMSGLEAAQALAEDWPEDGRPFPLLVFVTAYDQYALKAFEQAALDYVLKPAQRERLAQTCARLQAALRQRAGSDAGGSAAAAVTQLRQLLAAPGVAQALGLPATAASPLRLLQVSVGNSIVMVPVDEVVYFEAADKYVRVLTAEREYLVRASLRELLPQLDGTRFWQVHRSLVVRAEAIARAERDEAGRLSLALRQRPERLGVSRMYAHLFKGL